One segment of Triticum aestivum cultivar Chinese Spring chromosome 2A, IWGSC CS RefSeq v2.1, whole genome shotgun sequence DNA contains the following:
- the LOC123184974 gene encoding trehalose 6-phosphate phosphatase RA3 produces MTNHAAFAAEDAVTAVAAPAQPGRHFASFPPRRARDCRKAALGRMDLATSGVLMAGSLLDSMKASSPRHAMSPAGADQEWIEKHPSALEWFEGVLAAAEGKQIVMFLDYDGTLSPIVEDPERAVMTEEMREAVRGVAQHFPTAIVSGRCRDKVFNFVKLEELYYAGSHGMDIKGPTKVSNHKAKADEVLCQPATKFLPVIQKVYETLTAKMESIPGAMVENNKFCLSVHFRCVEEAEWDALGREVRAVLHDYPKLCLTEGRKVLEIRPSIKWDKGNALEFLLESLGFAGRGDVFPIYIGDDRTDEDAFEVLHNMGQGIGILVTKFPKETSASYSLREPAEVKEFLRKLVKSSETKKG; encoded by the exons ATGACGAACCACGCCGCCTTTGCTGCCGAGGACGCGGTCACCGCCGTGGCGGCGCCGGCGCAGCCGGGTCGCCATTTCGCGTCGTTCCCGCCGCGGAGGGCGCGCGACTGCAGGAAGGCCGCCCTGGGCCGCATGGATCTCGCCACATCGGGGGTGCTGATGGCCGGGTCTCTGCTGGACTCGATGAAGGCCTCCTCGCCCCGCCACGCCATGTCCCCCGCCGGCGCCGACCAGGAGTGGATC GAGAAGCACCCGTCAGCATTGGAGTGGTTCGAGGGCGTGCTCGCGGCGGCCGAGGGGAAGCAGATCGTCATGTTCCTCGACTATGACGGCACCCTTTCGCCGATCGTCGAGGACCCCGAACGCGCCGTCATGACTGAGGAG ATGAGGGAGGCGGTGAGGGGCGTCGCGCAGCATTTCCCGACTGCCATCGTGAGCGGGCGATGCAGAGACAAG GTGTTCAACTTTGTGAAACTGGAGGAGCTGTACTACGCCGGGAGCCACGGCATGGACATCAAGGGCCCCACCAAAGTGTCTAACCACAAGGCAAAG GCTGACGAGGTTCTGTGCCAGCCGGCGACCAAGTTCCTGCCTGTCATCCAGAAG GTGTATGAGACGCTGACGGCGAAGATGGAGTCCATCCCGGGGGCCATGGTGGAGAACAACAAGTTCTGCCTCTCGGTGCACTTCCGCTGCGTCGAGGAGGCGGAGTGGGACGCTCTGGGCAGGGAGGTGAGGGCGGTGCTGCACGACTACCCGAAACTCTGCCTCACGGAGGGGAGAAAGGTCCTCGAGATCCGGCCCTCCATCAAGTGGGACAAGGGAAACGCCCTCGAGTTCTTGCTTGAGTCTCTCG GCTTTGCTGGGCGTGGCGACGTTTTTCCGATATACATCGGGGATGACCGCACAGACGAGGATGCGTTCGAG GTGCTGCACAACATGGGGCAAGGCATCGGGATCCTCGTGACAAAGTTTCCAAAGGAGACTAGCGCATCCTATTCTCTGCGTGAGCCTGCTGAG GTAAAGGAGTTCCTGCGCAAGCTGGTGAAGAGCAGCGAGACAAAGAAGGGTTAA